From Erigeron canadensis isolate Cc75 chromosome 8, C_canadensis_v1, whole genome shotgun sequence, one genomic window encodes:
- the LOC122578965 gene encoding uncharacterized protein LOC122578965 — MGQITTDVDIMVHTENNQSPEKKMNVTESEDFEDRKTEQQIDSDVNDNDSSSSSLDDSSNSDDGASDETEKSHINKKPFEDSDKCGEAEQNQLFNPQLPKPEAPPGVLIVYTESKSVPPIKRSNSSPESAVQIPAIGKFFREKSNSLSAAITKRLSLLTEDNENDVVLDGNKFSNVTEINLSGVKVTVKLKNDKTENEQFKGRITFFSRSNCRDSKAVRSYFRDRNIRYVEINIDVYPTREKELIERSGSSAVPQIFFNEKMFGGLVALNSLRNCGLLEERMKELLCRKCPDDAPAVPVYGFDDPEEERMDEMVTAVRVLRQRLPIQDRLMKMKIVKNCFSAAEMVEVLIHQFDCGRKMAVEMGKQLARRHFIHHVFGENEFEDGNHFYRFLEHEPFIPRCYNFRGSTNDLAPKSANAISLRLAKIMSAILESYASEDGCHLDYLGISNSEEFRRYVNLMQELQRVDVSTLSVSERLAFFINLHNAMVIHAIISIGHPGAAVIERRAFNTDFVYVIGGSPYSLSSIVNGVLRNNRRAPYSFTKPFGSGDKRLELTSPKVNPLIHFGICNGSKSSPPVRFFTPQGIESELRFAAREFLQRDGIQVDLAKRTVHLTRIFKWFSVDFGHEKEILKWITGYLDAPKAGLLSHLSSDGGAVHIAYQDYDWSINC; from the exons ATGGGCCAAATAACAACCGATGTTGATATTATGGTCCATACAGAAAACAATCAATCACCGGAGAAGAAGATGAACGTAACGGAAAGTGAAGATTTCGAAGACCGAAAAACGGAACAACAAATCGATTCAGATGTAAATGATAacgattcttcttcatcatcattagaTGATTCTAGTAACAGTGATGACGGAGCTTCTGATGAAACTGAAAAAtcacatattaataaaaaaccGTTTGAGGATTCCGATAAATGTGGCGAAGCTGAACAGAATCAGTTATTTAATCCTCAGCTGCCTAAACCAGAAGCACCGCCAGGTGTTCTAATTGTTTACACAGAATCGAAATCTGTTCCGCCAATCAAACGATCAAATTCTAGTCCGGAAAGTGCTGTACAGATTCCGGCGATAGGTAAGTTTTTTAGAGAGAAAAGTAATAGCTTATCAGCAGCGATAACTAAACGATTATCGTTATTAACTGAAGATAACGAAAACGACGTCGTTTTGGATGGTaataaattttcaaatgtaACGGAGATTAATCTATCAGGAGTTAAAGTTACAGTAAAGCTAAAAAACGATAAAACCGAAAACGAACAGTTTAAAGGACGGATCACGTTCTTTTCGAGATCAAACTGTAGAGATTCAAAAGCAGTCAGGTCATATTTCAGAGACCGAAATATACGCTACGTGGAGATTAATATTGACGTGTATCCTACGCGCGAGAAGGAATTAATCGAGCGGTCAGGAAGCTCCGCCGTGCCGCAGATATTTTTCAACGAGAAGATGTTCGGCGGACTTGTGGCGTTGAATTCGTTAAGAAATTGTGGTTTGTTAGAGGAGAGGATGAAGGAATTGCTTTGCCGGAAGTGTCCTGATGACGCGCCGGCGGTTCCAGTGTACGGATTCGATGATCCGGAAGAGGAAAGGATGGATGAGATGGTGACGGCGGTAAGGGTTTTGAGACAGCGGTTGCCGATCCAGGataggttgatgaagatgaagatcgtTAAGAATTGTTTCTCGGCGGCTGAGATGGTGGAGGTTTTGATTCATCAGTTTGACTGTGGCAGAAAGATG GCTgttgagatggggaagcagctAGCAAGGCGACACTTTATCCACCACGTGTTCGG GGAAAATGAGTTCGAGGATGGGAACCATTTTTATCGGTTTCTTGAACATGAGCCTTTCATTCCTCGATGCTATAACTTTCGGGGTTCGACAAATGATCTCGCGCCAAAGTCTGCTAATGCAATTAGCTTAAGACTTGCCAAGATAATGTCAGCAATTCTAGAATCCTATGCATCTGAAGATGGCTGTCATCTAGATTATTTGGGTATAAGCAACAGTGAAGAATTCCGGAg ATATGTGAATCTGATGCAAGAACTACAAAGGGTGGATGTATCAACTCTCTCGGTTTCTGAGAGACTTGCCTTCTTTATTAATCTACACAATGCCATGGTCATCCATGCTATTATCAGTATTGGGCATCCAGGGGCTGCTGTAATTGAAAGGAGAGCCTTTAATACTGATTTTGTCTATGTCATTGGAGGCTCCCCGTATTCCCTTTCATCAATTGTAAATGGAGTTCTTAGAAATAACCGAAGAGCACCTTACTCATTTACAAAGCCCTTTGGTTCTGGTGACAAGCGTTTAGAG TTGACTTCTCCAAAAGTTAACCCATTGATTCATTTTGGTATCTGCAACGGGTCCAAATCAAGTCCACCAGTGAGATTCTTCACCCCACAAGGTATTGAATCTGAACTGAGATTTGCCGCTCGAGAATTTCTGCAGAGGGATGGCATCCAAGTGGATCTTGCCAAGAGAACAGTGCACCTAACTCGAATATTTAAATG GTTTAGCGTTGATTTTGGACATGAAAAGGAGATCTTGAAGTGGATCACCGGTTACTTGGATGCACCCAAGGCGGGGTTGTTGTCACATCTTTCTAGTGATGGTGGTGCTGTGCATATTGCCTACCAGGACTATGACTGGTCCATCAATTGCTAA